A section of the Paracoccaceae bacterium genome encodes:
- a CDS encoding branched-chain amino acid ABC transporter permease gives MSLILFIEQVLNGLQFGLMLFLMAAGLTLVFGVMGLINLAHGSFYMIGAFACAAVATATGSFWLGLVAALAAAAAAGAIVELVVIRRLYARDHLDQVLATFALILIFSEGTRWLFGSFPLYLSVPPLLSGAVTLPGGIEYSLYRLALIGAGLAVAGGLFWLIGGTRIGIQIRAGEADRSIIAALGVDIGRLYTLVFALGAALAGLAGALVGTIQSVQVGMGEPVLILAFVVIVIGGIGSIKGALVGALLVGLTDTLGRVLLPEVFGLIMEPAAATAVGSSLASMAIYVLMAGVLIWRPSGLFGGAPA, from the coding sequence ATGTCCCTGATATTATTCATAGAACAGGTCCTGAACGGGCTGCAGTTCGGCTTGATGCTGTTCCTGATGGCCGCCGGGCTAACGCTGGTTTTTGGGGTCATGGGGCTGATCAATCTGGCACATGGCTCGTTTTACATGATCGGCGCATTTGCATGCGCGGCGGTGGCCACGGCGACGGGCAGTTTCTGGCTGGGGCTGGTGGCCGCGCTGGCGGCGGCAGCAGCTGCGGGCGCGATTGTTGAGCTGGTGGTGATCCGCCGCCTGTACGCGCGCGACCACCTGGATCAGGTGCTGGCGACCTTCGCGCTGATCCTGATCTTTTCGGAAGGGACGCGCTGGCTGTTCGGGTCATTCCCCCTCTATCTATCTGTTCCGCCACTGCTTTCCGGCGCTGTGACCCTGCCCGGAGGCATCGAATATTCGCTTTATCGCCTCGCCCTCATCGGGGCGGGTTTGGCGGTTGCCGGAGGGTTGTTCTGGCTGATCGGCGGCACCCGCATCGGCATCCAGATCCGCGCGGGTGAGGCGGATCGGAGCATAATCGCGGCCCTCGGCGTCGATATCGGGCGGCTTTACACGCTGGTCTTTGCGCTTGGCGCTGCGCTGGCCGGGCTGGCGGGCGCGTTGGTCGGGACGATCCAGTCGGTGCAGGTCGGCATGGGCGAACCGGTGCTGATCCTGGCCTTCGTGGTGATCGTGATCGGCGGCATTGGGTCAATCAAAGGCGCGCTGGTCGGGGCGCTGCTGGTCGGGCTGACCGACACGCTGGGCCGGGTGCTGCTGCCCGAGGTCTTCGGGCTGATTATGGAGCCTGCGGCGGCCACGGCGGTTGGATCATCGCTGGCCTCGATGGCGATCTATGTGCTGATGGCCGGGGTGCTGATCTGGCGACCGAGCGGCTTGTTCGGCGGGGCGCCCGCGTGA
- a CDS encoding MarR family transcriptional regulator: MTDASKSRLRLWLRMLKTTQGIEAELRDRFRTEFATTLPRFDVMAALHRNPDGLRMSHISGLLRVSNGNVTGIVDRLEGEGLAERCPVPGDRRAFSVRLTPSGLADFEQLACAHEKWVDELLGNITADEATELSAFIGRTTPERQIEAAE; this comes from the coding sequence ATGACCGACGCATCCAAATCACGCCTGCGCCTCTGGCTGCGGATGCTGAAAACCACGCAAGGGATCGAGGCGGAATTGCGCGATCGCTTCCGCACCGAATTCGCCACCACACTGCCGCGTTTTGACGTCATGGCCGCACTGCACCGCAACCCCGATGGCCTGCGGATGAGCCACATTTCCGGCCTGCTGCGGGTGTCCAACGGTAACGTCACCGGAATCGTCGACCGGCTGGAAGGCGAAGGCCTGGCCGAACGCTGCCCCGTACCGGGTGACAGACGCGCATTTTCGGTGCGGCTGACGCCCTCCGGACTTGCAGATTTCGAACAGCTTGCCTGTGCACATGAAAAATGGGTGGATGAGCTTTTGGGCAATATCACCGCTGATGAAGCCACTGAACTTTCAGCATTTATTGGGCGCACAACCCCGGAACGCCAGATCGAGGCTGCCGAATGA
- a CDS encoding acyl-CoA dehydrogenase: MVDRSFFNWPFFDALHRDFADELDAWALTNLQALDHADTDATCRDLVARLGRDGWLKHTGGTLDVRTLCLARETLARHDGLADFAFAMQGLGMGAVSLFGSGKQRKWLEKTTKGQAITAFALSEPKSGSDVANIETTAEVDGNGWVLNGEKTWISNGGIADIYTVFARTGEGPGAKGLSAFLVPADTPGLIIAERLETGAPHPLARLEFGGLRLPGAALIGAAGGGFRIAMSVLDIFRSTVGAAALGFSRRALDETLTRVQNRHLFGGPMADLQMVQGHLADMALDVDAAALLIYRAAWAKDKGAERVTREAAMAKLFATDQAQQVIDKAVQLHGGDGVRKGHIFERLYREIRALRIYEGASDVQKIVIARSALADHGRAP; the protein is encoded by the coding sequence ATGGTGGACCGCAGCTTCTTCAACTGGCCGTTCTTCGACGCCCTCCACCGCGATTTCGCGGATGAATTGGACGCGTGGGCGTTAACCAATTTGCAAGCCCTCGACCACGCCGATACCGACGCCACTTGCCGCGATCTGGTGGCGCGTCTGGGCCGCGACGGCTGGTTGAAACACACCGGCGGAACGTTGGACGTGCGCACCCTGTGTCTGGCGCGCGAAACGCTCGCCCGCCACGACGGCCTCGCCGATTTCGCCTTCGCGATGCAGGGTCTCGGCATGGGTGCTGTCAGCCTGTTTGGCAGCGGCAAGCAACGGAAATGGCTGGAGAAAACCACGAAGGGGCAGGCGATTACCGCCTTCGCCCTCAGCGAGCCAAAGTCGGGATCGGACGTCGCCAACATCGAGACGACGGCCGAGGTAGATGGCAACGGCTGGGTGTTGAATGGCGAAAAAACCTGGATTTCCAACGGCGGCATCGCCGACATCTACACTGTCTTCGCGCGCACCGGCGAAGGCCCCGGGGCCAAAGGCCTCTCCGCCTTCCTCGTCCCCGCCGACACGCCCGGATTAATCATTGCCGAACGTCTCGAAACCGGCGCCCCACACCCCCTTGCACGCCTCGAATTCGGCGGCTTGCGCCTGCCCGGCGCCGCCCTGATCGGCGCAGCCGGAGGGGGCTTCCGCATCGCCATGTCCGTCCTCGACATCTTCCGTTCCACCGTTGGCGCCGCCGCCCTCGGCTTCTCCCGCCGCGCGCTCGACGAAACCCTGACCCGCGTCCAGAACCGCCACCTGTTCGGCGGTCCGATGGCCGACCTGCAAATGGTCCAGGGCCACCTTGCCGACATGGCGCTGGACGTCGACGCCGCCGCATTACTGATCTATCGCGCCGCCTGGGCCAAGGATAAGGGGGCCGAGCGGGTGACGCGTGAGGCCGCGATGGCCAAGCTGTTCGCAACCGATCAGGCCCAGCAAGTCATTGACAAGGCGGTGCAACTTCACGGTGGCGACGGGGTGCGCAAAGGCCATATCTTCGAACGCCTCTACCGCGAAATCCGCGCGCTGCGCATCTACGAAGGCGCGTCCGACGTACAGAAAATCGTCATCGCGCGCAGCGCTTTGGCAGACCACGGGAGGGCGCCATGA
- a CDS encoding SDR family oxidoreductase: MRRILVTGGGSGFGRALARAFADDGDAVTITGRRASALSETDDGRGMTCRIADITDEDSVNALFDAPFDVVIANAGEGMAGKVKKTSLADWNTQISVNLTGTFLTFRGALQGMETGGRLIAMASSASLIGQANVAAYTAAKHGVLGLVRSLAQEVARDGITVNAVCPYYVETPMANRAAASLQAKFSLSREEAVSKMVANNPVGRLISVDEVTAAVRYLASPEAAMVNGHALSLSGGFV; the protein is encoded by the coding sequence ATGAGGCGTATTCTGGTAACCGGCGGCGGATCAGGCTTCGGACGCGCCCTGGCGCGCGCATTCGCCGATGATGGTGACGCGGTGACGATCACCGGACGCCGCGCCAGCGCCTTGTCCGAAACCGACGACGGGCGCGGCATGACCTGCCGCATCGCAGACATCACCGACGAAGACAGCGTGAACGCGCTGTTTGATGCGCCCTTCGACGTGGTCATTGCCAACGCTGGTGAGGGCATGGCTGGCAAGGTCAAAAAGACCAGCCTTGCCGATTGGAACACGCAGATTTCAGTGAACCTGACCGGGACATTCCTGACATTTCGCGGTGCATTGCAGGGCATGGAAACCGGTGGCCGACTGATCGCCATGGCCTCTAGCGCCAGCTTAATTGGTCAGGCGAATGTCGCCGCATACACCGCTGCAAAACATGGCGTTTTGGGGCTTGTCCGGTCGCTCGCTCAGGAGGTTGCGCGCGACGGAATAACGGTCAACGCCGTCTGCCCCTATTATGTCGAAACCCCGATGGCGAACCGTGCGGCGGCATCCCTGCAAGCCAAATTCAGCCTGTCGCGTGAGGAGGCCGTGTCCAAGATGGTCGCCAACAACCCCGTCGGTCGCCTGATCTCGGTTGACGAAGTGACGGCGGCGGTGCGCTACCTCGCCTCGCCCGAAGCGGCGATGGTCAACGGGCACGCATTGTCGCTGTCTGGCGGGTTTGTATGA
- a CDS encoding ABC transporter substrate-binding protein has product MKKTLTTLAALALATAATAEPVKVGMITTLSGGGAGLGIDVRDGFMLALKQAEGHEIELIVEDDQRKPEVAVQLADKMIQSEKVDVLTGIIWSNLAMAVVPAATAQGKFYLSPNAGPSALAGKGCSPLYFNVAWQNDNLHEAAGAYANTAGLANSFIMAPNYPAGQDALTGYKRMYQGVVADEVYTQLGQTDYAAEIAQIRASSADSVFFFLPGGMGISFMKQYAESGVDIPLVGPAFSFDQGILQAVGDAALGVKNTSQWSKDIDNATNAAFVETFQAEYGRLPSLYASQGFDTANLLLSAAAKAPVSDAAAFQAALEAADFDSTRGDFRFGPNHHPVQDIYVREVIMEGDVLTNKIVGTALEDHADAYAAECSF; this is encoded by the coding sequence ATGAAAAAAACACTCACCACACTCGCCGCCCTCGCGCTGGCGACGGCGGCAACCGCCGAACCGGTCAAGGTCGGCATGATCACCACGCTGTCGGGCGGTGGCGCCGGGCTTGGCATCGACGTGCGCGACGGCTTCATGCTGGCGCTGAAACAGGCCGAGGGGCATGAGATTGAACTGATCGTCGAGGATGATCAGCGAAAGCCCGAGGTCGCCGTTCAACTGGCGGACAAGATGATCCAGTCCGAAAAGGTCGACGTGCTGACCGGCATCATCTGGTCGAACCTGGCGATGGCGGTGGTTCCGGCAGCGACGGCGCAGGGCAAATTCTACCTGTCACCCAACGCCGGGCCGTCGGCTTTGGCCGGAAAAGGGTGCAGCCCGCTGTACTTCAACGTCGCTTGGCAGAATGACAATTTGCATGAGGCCGCAGGGGCTTACGCCAACACGGCGGGCCTGGCCAACAGCTTCATCATGGCCCCGAACTACCCCGCCGGACAGGACGCGCTGACCGGGTACAAGCGGATGTATCAGGGCGTGGTCGCGGATGAGGTTTACACCCAGTTGGGTCAGACCGATTACGCCGCCGAGATTGCGCAGATCCGGGCATCGAGTGCGGATTCGGTGTTCTTCTTCCTGCCCGGCGGCATGGGCATCAGCTTCATGAAGCAATATGCCGAGTCCGGAGTTGATATTCCACTGGTCGGCCCTGCTTTCTCGTTTGATCAGGGAATCTTGCAGGCCGTAGGTGATGCAGCACTTGGGGTAAAGAACACCTCGCAATGGTCAAAGGATATCGACAACGCGACCAATGCCGCTTTTGTCGAGACGTTTCAGGCCGAATACGGGCGGCTGCCGTCGCTGTATGCCAGCCAGGGCTTCGACACCGCCAACCTGCTGCTGAGCGCGGCGGCAAAGGCGCCCGTGTCAGATGCGGCGGCGTTCCAGGCCGCGCTTGAAGCGGCCGATTTCGACAGCACCCGTGGGGATTTCCGCTTCGGTCCGAACCACCATCCGGTGCAGGATATCTATGTGCGCGAGGTGATCATGGAAGGCGACGTTCTGACCAACAAGATCGTGGGCACGGCGTTGGAAGATCACGCCGACGCCTACGCGGCCGAGTGTAGCTTCTGA
- a CDS encoding enoyl-CoA hydratase family protein, whose translation MTRIADTKTEHFACRVEEGIATIHLTRPDRKNPLTFDSYAELRDWFRALASAEDVNAVAFTSNEGNFCSGGDVQDIIGPLLDKDMKGLLEFTRMTGDLVRAMLHCGKPIVAAVDGIAVGAGAIIAMASDIRLATPEAKTAFLFNRVGLAGCDMGACAILPRIIGQSRAAELLFTGRSMTAEEGAAWGFYSRIVPAYQLPYETHTLCRRIADGPTFANMLTKTMLIQEWTMTPDQAIEAEAQTQALAMQTQDFRRAYNAFMAKDKPMFEGN comes from the coding sequence ATGACTCGCATCGCAGATACAAAAACCGAACATTTCGCCTGCCGGGTCGAAGAAGGCATCGCGACCATCCACCTGACCCGCCCGGACCGCAAGAATCCGCTGACGTTTGACAGCTACGCCGAGCTGCGCGACTGGTTCCGCGCGCTGGCCAGCGCCGAAGACGTCAACGCCGTCGCCTTCACCTCGAACGAGGGCAACTTCTGTTCCGGTGGCGACGTGCAGGACATTATCGGCCCGCTGCTGGACAAGGACATGAAAGGCCTGCTGGAATTCACCCGGATGACCGGCGATCTGGTACGCGCAATGCTCCACTGCGGCAAACCCATCGTCGCGGCGGTCGACGGCATCGCGGTCGGGGCCGGGGCGATAATCGCCATGGCCTCTGACATCCGCCTCGCCACGCCCGAGGCGAAAACTGCCTTCCTATTCAATCGCGTCGGGCTGGCCGGTTGCGACATGGGGGCCTGCGCGATCCTGCCGCGGATCATCGGTCAGTCCCGCGCCGCCGAATTGCTGTTCACCGGCCGCAGCATGACAGCGGAGGAGGGCGCGGCCTGGGGCTTCTACTCCCGCATCGTCCCCGCCTACCAACTGCCATACGAAACGCATACGCTTTGCCGACGCATTGCCGACGGGCCCACCTTCGCCAATATGCTGACCAAAACCATGCTGATCCAGGAATGGACCATGACCCCCGATCAGGCGATCGAGGCCGAGGCGCAGACCCAGGCACTGGCCATGCAGACGCAGGATTTCCGGCGTGCATACAATGCCTTCATGGCCAAAGATAAACCAATGTTTGAAGGCAACTGA
- a CDS encoding branched-chain amino acid ABC transporter permease: MSRLSWINATLAGALLAIPLAAWALDAPFVITLATKVAVLALAGVGLNLALGYGGLVSFGHAAFFGIGGYASGILASNALAYTPILTWPFEVSGTTQMLIIWPVAMIAAALAALLIGALSLRTSGIFFIMITLAFGQMFFFFAISWPAYGGEDGLPIYVRSGFPGLNTLDPIQFFAIAYVLLMAAIFLVWRLTGSRFGLALQAARQNRQRLTAVGIRPYRVLLVAFVISGALTGLAGALFADLNRFVSPSMLSWQTSGEILIFVILGGVGRLFGPLAGAGLFILLEHNLGGVSDYWQLFLGALLLGVVLFARGGIIGVLARDGRG, from the coding sequence GTGAGCCGGCTTTCTTGGATCAACGCCACGCTCGCGGGCGCGCTGCTGGCGATACCGCTTGCCGCATGGGCGCTGGATGCGCCGTTTGTGATCACGCTGGCGACCAAGGTGGCGGTGCTGGCACTGGCGGGCGTGGGGCTGAACCTGGCGCTGGGGTATGGCGGACTGGTCAGTTTCGGGCATGCCGCTTTCTTTGGCATTGGCGGTTACGCCAGCGGGATTCTGGCAAGCAATGCCTTGGCTTACACGCCGATCCTCACCTGGCCGTTCGAGGTTTCGGGCACCACGCAGATGCTGATCATATGGCCGGTGGCAATGATTGCGGCGGCGCTGGCGGCGCTGTTGATCGGGGCGCTCAGCCTGCGCACATCGGGCATTTTCTTCATCATGATCACGCTGGCCTTCGGGCAGATGTTCTTCTTTTTCGCCATCTCCTGGCCCGCATATGGTGGCGAGGATGGCTTGCCGATTTATGTGCGCAGTGGCTTTCCGGGGCTGAACACGCTGGACCCGATCCAGTTCTTCGCGATCGCTTATGTCCTTCTGATGGCAGCGATTTTTCTGGTCTGGCGGCTGACCGGATCACGATTTGGTCTGGCCTTGCAGGCAGCCCGCCAGAACCGGCAGCGACTGACGGCTGTTGGCATCCGCCCCTACCGCGTGCTGCTGGTTGCCTTCGTGATTTCTGGTGCGCTGACAGGGCTGGCGGGGGCTTTGTTTGCGGACCTGAACCGCTTTGTCAGTCCGTCGATGCTGTCCTGGCAAACCTCGGGAGAGATCCTGATTTTCGTCATTCTGGGCGGCGTTGGGCGGCTGTTCGGACCGCTCGCCGGGGCGGGGCTGTTCATCTTGCTGGAACACAATCTGGGCGGTGTTTCGGATTATTGGCAGCTGTTCCTTGGCGCACTCTTGCTGGGCGTCGTGCTGTTCGCGCGCGGCGGGATCATCGGCGTTCTGGCGAGGGATGGCCGTGGTTGA
- a CDS encoding bifunctional salicylyl-CoA 5-hydroxylase/oxidoreductase: protein MKIACLGGGPAGLYFAISAKLRDPDHDITVYERNKADDTFGWGVVLSDETLENLAANDPVSAKSIGEHFAYWDDIAVLKDGQTMLSTGHGFCGIGRKQLLILLQDRARELGVALQFQAEEDADTLAKTHDLVIASDGLNSATRKTHEGTFRPDISTRPCKFVWLGTHQHFDNAFTFIFEETRHGWIWAHAYQFDDDTATFIVGTSPETFDKFGFADMSQAESIAVCEGIFAAHLGGHALMTNANHIRGSAWINFPRVLCETWHAGNIVLMGDAAATAHFSIGSGTKLALESAIALADYIHTEPTLAAAFAKYEDARRLEVLRLQSAARNSMEWFEEIGRYLHLDPVQFNYSLLTRSQRISHENLRLRDPDWLGSAEAWFQKRAGGPDQSSAPTRAPMFAPYRLRDMPLKNRIVVSPMAQYKAIDGCPTDWHLVHLGERAKGGAGLVYTEMTCTSPEGRITPGCPGLYAPEHRDAWARIVAFTHTETDAKICCQIGHSGRKGSTQLGWETMDAPLKSGNWDLISASAIPWSPDNAIPREMTRDDMDRVRDEFVAASKMAQDAGFDMIELHAAHGYLISSFISPKSNVRTDDYGGSLENRLRYPLEVFSAMRAAWPQEKPMSVRISANDWVGDDGVTPDEAVLIAKAFSDAGADIIDVSAGQTSIDAEPRYGRMFQTPFSDRIRNEAGIATMAVGNIYEADHVNSILMAGRADLVALARPHLADPYWTLHAATGIGDRHADWPLPYEAGRDQEWRLADRAAEMEAEA from the coding sequence ATGAAAATCGCCTGCCTCGGCGGCGGCCCTGCGGGTCTTTACTTCGCGATCTCGGCGAAGTTGCGGGACCCTGACCACGACATCACGGTGTATGAGCGTAACAAGGCCGATGACACCTTTGGCTGGGGCGTGGTGCTGTCGGACGAGACGCTGGAGAACCTCGCCGCAAACGATCCCGTCAGCGCCAAATCCATCGGCGAACATTTCGCCTATTGGGACGATATCGCGGTCCTGAAGGACGGCCAGACCATGCTGTCCACCGGCCACGGCTTCTGCGGCATTGGGCGCAAGCAACTGCTGATCCTGTTGCAGGACCGCGCCCGCGAGCTGGGCGTCGCCCTCCAATTCCAGGCTGAGGAAGATGCCGACACCCTGGCCAAAACCCACGACCTCGTCATCGCGTCCGACGGCCTGAACTCTGCCACGCGCAAGACGCATGAGGGGACGTTTCGCCCCGATATCTCAACCCGCCCCTGCAAATTCGTCTGGCTGGGCACGCACCAGCATTTCGACAACGCCTTCACCTTTATTTTTGAGGAGACGCGGCACGGCTGGATCTGGGCACACGCCTACCAATTCGACGATGACACCGCGACCTTCATCGTCGGAACCAGCCCCGAAACCTTCGACAAATTCGGCTTCGCCGACATGTCCCAGGCCGAAAGCATCGCGGTGTGTGAGGGGATTTTCGCCGCCCACCTCGGCGGCCATGCCCTGATGACCAACGCCAACCACATTCGGGGTTCCGCCTGGATCAACTTCCCCCGGGTGCTGTGCGAGACATGGCACGCGGGCAACATCGTCCTGATGGGCGACGCCGCCGCCACGGCGCATTTCTCGATCGGTTCGGGCACCAAACTGGCGCTGGAATCCGCCATAGCGCTGGCCGACTACATCCACACCGAACCCACGCTGGCCGCCGCCTTCGCCAAATATGAAGACGCCCGGCGGCTTGAGGTTCTGCGCCTGCAATCGGCGGCCCGCAACTCGATGGAATGGTTCGAGGAAATCGGCCGCTACCTGCACCTCGACCCGGTCCAATTCAACTATTCCCTGCTGACCCGATCCCAGCGGATCAGCCACGAAAACCTGCGCCTGCGCGATCCCGACTGGCTGGGCAGCGCCGAGGCCTGGTTCCAGAAACGGGCAGGCGGCCCCGATCAATCGTCTGCCCCGACCCGCGCCCCGATGTTCGCACCCTATCGCTTGCGCGACATGCCCCTGAAGAACCGCATCGTCGTGTCCCCCATGGCACAATACAAAGCCATCGACGGTTGCCCGACCGACTGGCATCTCGTCCACCTGGGCGAACGCGCGAAGGGCGGCGCAGGCCTCGTCTATACCGAGATGACCTGCACTTCCCCCGAAGGCCGCATCACCCCCGGCTGCCCCGGCCTATACGCGCCCGAACATCGCGACGCCTGGGCGCGGATCGTCGCCTTCACGCACACCGAAACCGACGCGAAAATCTGCTGCCAGATCGGCCATTCAGGGCGCAAAGGCTCCACCCAACTCGGCTGGGAGACGATGGACGCCCCCCTCAAATCCGGCAATTGGGACCTGATCAGCGCCTCCGCCATCCCATGGAGCCCCGACAACGCCATCCCGCGCGAGATGACGCGCGACGATATGGACCGGGTGCGCGACGAATTCGTCGCTGCCAGCAAAATGGCACAGGACGCCGGGTTCGACATGATCGAACTCCACGCCGCCCACGGCTATCTGATCTCCTCCTTCATCAGCCCGAAATCCAACGTCCGCACCGACGACTACGGCGGAAGCCTCGAAAACCGCCTGCGCTATCCGTTGGAAGTCTTCTCTGCCATGCGCGCCGCCTGGCCACAGGAAAAACCCATGTCGGTGCGCATCTCCGCCAACGACTGGGTCGGCGACGACGGTGTCACCCCGGATGAGGCGGTGCTGATCGCCAAAGCCTTCTCGGACGCAGGCGCCGACATCATCGACGTCTCTGCCGGGCAAACCTCGATCGACGCCGAACCACGCTATGGCCGCATGTTCCAGACGCCGTTCTCGGACCGGATCCGCAACGAAGCCGGGATTGCCACCATGGCGGTTGGCAACATCTATGAAGCGGACCACGTCAATTCGATCTTGATGGCAGGCCGCGCAGATCTGGTGGCGCTCGCCCGCCCGCATCTGGCCGACCCCTACTGGACGCTGCACGCCGCCACCGGCATCGGCGACCGCCACGCCGATTGGCCGCTGCCCTATGAGGCGGGCCGCGATCAAGAATGGCGGCTTGCGGACCGGGCCGCGGAAATGGAGGCTGAGGCATGA
- a CDS encoding AMP-binding protein, with translation MTLGPTGHTDIFARENLPPAEQWPEIILDGFDYPEWLNCAVELTDSMVEKGFGDHTALIGNGRQRTYKELTDWTNRLAAALVENYGVKPGNRVLIRSANNPAMVAAWLAATKAGAVVVNTMPMLRAAELTKIVDKAEVTLALCDTRLMDEMVACAKTSKHLKTVVGFDGTANHDAELDRAALAHSVRFKAVKTGRDDVALLGFTSGSTGVPKATMHFHRDLLIIADGYAREVLQVTPEDVFVGSPPLAFTFGLGGLAVFPLRFGAAATLLEAASPPNMIEIIETYKATVCFTAPTAYRAMLRAMDEGADLSSLRAAVSAGETLPAPVYDDWMAKTGKPMLDGIGATELLHIFISNRFGDSHPACTGRPVTGYQACVVDDDMAEVPRGTVGHLAVKGPTGCRYLSDDRQKIYVRDGWNLTGDSFSQDADGHFHFAARSDDLILSAGYNIAAPEVEAVLLSHPDVAECAVIGVADEERGQIVQAHVVLGDGAAQDAKALQDHVKAAIAPYKYPRSVVFCDALPKTESGKIQRFLLKS, from the coding sequence ATGACCCTCGGACCAACTGGCCACACCGACATATTCGCGCGCGAAAACCTGCCCCCGGCAGAGCAATGGCCGGAGATCATTCTGGACGGTTTCGACTATCCTGAATGGTTGAACTGCGCCGTGGAACTGACGGATTCCATGGTGGAAAAAGGTTTCGGCGATCACACCGCCCTGATCGGCAACGGGCGGCAGCGGACGTACAAGGAACTGACCGACTGGACCAACCGCTTGGCTGCGGCATTGGTTGAGAACTACGGTGTAAAACCCGGGAATCGCGTCCTTATCCGATCCGCCAACAACCCGGCGATGGTCGCCGCCTGGCTGGCCGCGACCAAGGCCGGGGCTGTTGTGGTCAATACCATGCCGATGCTGCGCGCCGCCGAACTGACCAAGATCGTCGACAAGGCCGAGGTGACGCTGGCGCTGTGTGATACGCGGCTGATGGACGAAATGGTGGCTTGCGCCAAAACCTCCAAGCATCTGAAAACAGTCGTGGGTTTCGACGGCACCGCCAATCATGACGCCGAGCTGGACCGTGCCGCGCTGGCCCATTCTGTGCGCTTCAAAGCGGTCAAGACGGGCCGCGATGACGTTGCCCTGCTGGGCTTCACCTCCGGCTCTACCGGGGTCCCGAAGGCGACGATGCATTTCCACCGCGACCTTCTGATCATCGCCGACGGTTACGCGCGCGAGGTTCTGCAAGTCACGCCCGAGGATGTCTTCGTCGGCTCTCCCCCGCTGGCCTTCACCTTCGGCCTTGGCGGGCTGGCAGTCTTTCCGCTACGGTTCGGCGCAGCGGCGACATTGCTGGAGGCCGCATCGCCCCCCAACATGATCGAGATCATCGAAACCTACAAAGCCACGGTTTGTTTCACGGCTCCAACGGCTTACCGCGCTATGCTTCGTGCGATGGATGAAGGTGCTGACCTAAGCTCCCTCCGCGCCGCAGTTTCTGCGGGTGAGACGCTGCCTGCCCCTGTCTACGACGACTGGATGGCCAAGACCGGCAAGCCGATGCTGGACGGGATTGGCGCGACCGAACTGCTGCACATCTTCATCTCGAACCGTTTCGGCGACAGCCACCCGGCCTGCACAGGCCGCCCGGTGACGGGGTATCAGGCGTGCGTGGTGGATGACGATATGGCTGAAGTACCGCGCGGCACGGTCGGGCATCTGGCCGTCAAAGGGCCGACCGGGTGCCGCTATCTATCTGACGATAGACAGAAAATCTATGTCCGCGATGGCTGGAACCTGACCGGGGATTCGTTTTCGCAGGATGCAGACGGCCACTTCCACTTCGCGGCCCGGTCAGACGATTTGATCCTGTCGGCTGGCTATAACATCGCCGCGCCCGAGGTTGAGGCGGTGTTGCTGTCGCACCCGGATGTCGCCGAATGCGCGGTGATCGGTGTGGCGGACGAAGAACGCGGCCAGATCGTGCAGGCGCATGTTGTATTGGGCGATGGGGCGGCGCAGGATGCCAAAGCCTTGCAGGACCACGTCAAAGCGGCCATCGCGCCGTATAAATACCCGCGCAGCGTTGTGTTCTGTGACGCTCTACCCAAGACGGAAAGCGGGAAAATTCAACGGTTTCTGCTTAAAAGCTGA